The following proteins are encoded in a genomic region of Flammeovirga pectinis:
- the carB gene encoding carbamoyl-phosphate synthase large subunit — MPKKKHIKSVLIIGSGPIVIGQACEFDYSGTQASRSLREEGIEVTLINSNPATIMTDPVTADNVYLLPLDKKSIIKILEKHDIDAVLPTMGGQTALNLAIDCQEAGIWEDFGVEIIGVEIDAINTTEDRELFRQKMIELGVGVCKGRTAKSFLQGKEIAQEIGFPLVIRPSFTLGGSGGGFVNTPDEFEKALSRGLEMSPVHEVLIEQSILGWKEYELELLRDNLGNIIIICSIENFDPMGVHTGDSITVAPAQTLPDTVYQRMRDLAIKMMNGIGMFAGGCNVQFSVSPDNDDIIGIEINPRVSRSSALASKATGYPIAKIAAKLAIGYNLDELKNPITGTTSAFFEPALDYVIVKIPRWNFDKFKGANHKLGLQMKSVGEVMGIGRTFQEALQKGCQSLEIKRNGLGADGKEVTDQAVILESLQHPSWDRLFHVWDAMKLGIAMKTVRKITQIDKWFLRQILDLVLLEKKIQAETIQSIDKETLLEAKQKGFGDRQIAHLLGCLESEVFNKRREEYGIKRTWKLVDTCAAEFEAKTPYFYSTFDGENESVPSKKKKVVVLGAGPNRIGQGIEFDYCCVHGVLAAKEAGYETIMINCNPETVSTDPDIADKLYFEPVFWEHIYEIILHENPVGVIVQLGGQTALKIAEKLTRFGVKILGTSYEALDLAEDRGSFSTLLKENNIPYPKFDVIETADEALEKSEVLGFPLLVRPSYVLGGQKMKIVINEEELEQHVVETLRDIPGNKVLLDHYLDGAIEAEADAICDGENVYIVGIMQHIEPAGVHSGDSYAVLPPYNLGDLVIQQIREYTEKIAIALKTKGLLNIQFAIKDDKVYIIEANPRASRTVPFICKAYQEPYVNYATKVMLGDKKVTDFDFKPVKEGYAIKIPVFSFDKFPNVDKQLGPEMKSTGEAIYFIDSLKDDYFLDIYSRRNQFLSR, encoded by the coding sequence ATGCCTAAAAAGAAGCACATCAAGTCGGTACTTATCATCGGGAGTGGACCAATTGTAATCGGTCAAGCTTGCGAATTTGATTATTCAGGAACACAAGCCTCTCGTTCTCTACGTGAAGAGGGTATCGAAGTTACTCTGATCAATTCTAATCCAGCCACAATTATGACAGACCCGGTTACGGCCGATAATGTCTATCTTCTACCGCTGGATAAAAAATCAATTATTAAAATTCTTGAAAAGCATGATATTGATGCAGTACTACCTACAATGGGTGGTCAAACTGCATTGAATCTAGCGATTGATTGTCAAGAAGCAGGAATCTGGGAAGATTTTGGTGTTGAGATTATCGGTGTTGAAATTGATGCAATCAATACAACAGAAGATCGAGAATTATTCAGACAGAAAATGATTGAGTTAGGAGTTGGCGTTTGTAAAGGACGTACAGCTAAATCTTTCTTACAAGGTAAGGAGATTGCTCAAGAAATTGGATTTCCTCTAGTAATTAGACCATCGTTTACATTAGGTGGTTCTGGTGGAGGTTTTGTCAATACACCAGATGAATTTGAGAAAGCTCTATCAAGAGGTCTTGAAATGTCACCAGTACATGAAGTTCTAATCGAGCAATCTATCTTAGGATGGAAAGAATACGAATTAGAATTGCTTCGTGATAATCTAGGTAATATTATTATTATCTGTTCTATTGAGAACTTCGACCCAATGGGAGTTCATACTGGAGACTCAATTACAGTAGCTCCTGCACAAACATTACCAGATACAGTATACCAAAGAATGCGTGATCTTGCTATCAAGATGATGAACGGAATTGGTATGTTTGCAGGTGGATGTAATGTTCAGTTCTCTGTATCTCCAGATAACGATGATATTATTGGTATCGAGATTAATCCTCGTGTATCAAGATCGTCAGCTTTAGCATCTAAAGCAACAGGGTATCCAATTGCTAAAATTGCTGCTAAGCTTGCAATTGGTTATAACCTAGATGAATTGAAAAACCCAATTACAGGGACTACTTCAGCGTTCTTTGAACCTGCATTAGATTATGTAATTGTAAAGATTCCTCGTTGGAACTTTGATAAATTTAAAGGTGCTAATCATAAACTTGGTTTACAGATGAAGTCTGTGGGTGAGGTTATGGGTATTGGACGTACGTTCCAAGAAGCACTTCAAAAGGGATGTCAATCATTAGAAATTAAGCGTAATGGCTTAGGAGCTGATGGTAAAGAAGTGACAGACCAAGCTGTAATATTAGAAAGTTTACAGCATCCATCATGGGATAGATTATTCCACGTTTGGGATGCTATGAAACTAGGTATTGCAATGAAAACTGTTCGTAAAATCACTCAAATTGATAAGTGGTTCTTACGTCAGATTCTTGATCTAGTTTTACTAGAAAAGAAAATTCAAGCAGAAACAATCCAATCTATTGATAAAGAGACACTTTTAGAAGCGAAACAAAAAGGTTTTGGTGATCGTCAGATTGCACACCTTTTAGGTTGCTTAGAAAGTGAAGTATTTAACAAAAGAAGAGAAGAGTATGGAATTAAACGTACTTGGAAACTTGTAGATACTTGTGCTGCGGAATTTGAAGCAAAAACTCCTTATTTCTACTCAACATTTGATGGAGAGAATGAGTCAGTACCTTCGAAAAAGAAAAAAGTTGTTGTTTTAGGAGCAGGTCCTAACCGTATTGGTCAAGGTATTGAGTTCGATTACTGTTGTGTTCATGGTGTTTTAGCTGCAAAAGAAGCAGGATATGAAACAATCATGATTAACTGTAACCCTGAAACAGTTTCTACTGATCCAGATATTGCAGATAAGTTATACTTTGAGCCAGTATTCTGGGAACATATCTACGAGATTATCTTACATGAAAATCCAGTAGGTGTTATTGTTCAGTTAGGTGGCCAGACAGCACTTAAGATTGCAGAAAAGTTAACTCGTTTCGGTGTTAAAATCTTAGGTACTAGTTACGAAGCGCTTGATTTAGCTGAAGATAGAGGTAGCTTCTCTACTTTATTGAAAGAAAATAATATTCCTTATCCTAAGTTTGATGTTATCGAAACTGCTGATGAAGCATTAGAGAAATCAGAAGTATTAGGGTTCCCTCTTCTAGTTAGACCTTCTTATGTATTAGGTGGTCAAAAAATGAAGATTGTAATTAATGAGGAAGAATTAGAGCAACACGTTGTAGAAACGTTACGTGATATTCCAGGTAATAAAGTACTACTTGATCACTATTTAGATGGTGCTATTGAAGCTGAAGCAGATGCAATCTGTGATGGTGAAAATGTGTACATCGTAGGAATCATGCAGCACATTGAACCTGCAGGAGTTCACTCTGGTGACTCTTATGCAGTATTACCTCCTTATAACTTAGGAGATTTAGTAATACAGCAAATTAGAGAGTATACTGAGAAGATTGCAATTGCCTTAAAAACAAAAGGTCTTCTTAATATTCAGTTTGCAATTAAAGATGATAAAGTTTATATCATTGAAGCAAACCCTCGTGCATCTCGTACAGTGCCATTTATCTGTAAAG